A portion of the Paenibacillus hamazuiensis genome contains these proteins:
- a CDS encoding GrpB family protein, translating to MLGLPKGKVFLVPWTSQWETEFWTEKQRIQSEIGERVSEIHHIGSTAIRGLSAKPIIDIAIEIERFEEGIECVPGLEKLGYSYKGTNVLPERHYFNKGEPRTHQIHMFQKGNEHLKKQLAFRDYLNQNETVRSEYQELKEKLSKAYSADKLAYADAKTDFVSSVLRRLDFEN from the coding sequence ATGCTCGGATTACCTAAAGGGAAAGTATTTCTTGTGCCTTGGACGTCGCAATGGGAAACGGAATTTTGGACGGAGAAACAAAGGATACAATCTGAAATTGGCGAGCGCGTTTCGGAGATTCATCATATTGGAAGCACCGCTATTCGAGGGTTGAGCGCCAAGCCGATTATTGATATCGCGATTGAGATTGAGCGGTTCGAGGAAGGAATCGAATGCGTTCCCGGCTTGGAGAAGCTGGGATACTCCTACAAGGGAACGAATGTACTACCGGAGCGGCATTATTTCAATAAAGGCGAACCTAGAACCCACCAAATACATATGTTCCAAAAAGGAAACGAACATTTGAAAAAACAGCTGGCTTTCAGAGATTATTTGAATCAAAATGAGACCGTTCGTTCCGAGTACCAGGAACTTAAAGAAAAGTTGTCCAAAGCTTACAGCGCCGACAAATTGGCTTACGCAGATGCCAAAACCGATTTTGTAAGCTCTGTTTTGAGACGACTTGATTTTGAAAATTAA
- a CDS encoding ABC transporter ATP-binding protein translates to MDHLSKTYANGTVALQDVNLTIKEGEFLSFVGPSGCGKSTIFKMIAGLGEPTGGTLDILGMTPKEARKQSEIAFVFQDHTLLPWCTVQDNVVLPMALKGIPKKRQKEEAERVLELVGLKDYMKVLPRQLSGGMKMRVSIARALIARPKLLLMDEPFGALDEITRQTLQDELLGIWRQDNKMTVLFVTHNVFEAVYLSTRVIVMTPRPGKVSAAIDIPVPFPRDEAFRTAPEFGEWVRKVSGALKH, encoded by the coding sequence ATGGACCATTTATCCAAAACGTACGCCAACGGCACGGTGGCCCTTCAGGATGTCAATTTGACGATCAAGGAGGGCGAATTTCTCAGCTTTGTCGGTCCGTCCGGCTGCGGCAAATCGACGATTTTCAAAATGATCGCCGGGCTCGGCGAACCGACCGGAGGCACGCTGGACATCCTCGGCATGACGCCGAAGGAGGCGCGCAAGCAAAGCGAAATCGCGTTTGTGTTCCAGGATCATACGCTGCTGCCATGGTGCACGGTTCAAGACAACGTCGTTTTGCCGATGGCGCTGAAAGGCATCCCGAAAAAGCGGCAGAAGGAAGAGGCGGAGCGGGTGCTCGAGCTGGTCGGCCTGAAGGACTATATGAAGGTGCTGCCGAGGCAGCTGTCCGGCGGCATGAAAATGCGCGTGTCTATCGCCCGGGCGCTTATTGCTAGGCCCAAGCTGCTTCTCATGGATGAACCGTTCGGCGCGCTCGACGAAATCACCCGTCAGACGCTGCAGGATGAGCTGCTCGGCATCTGGCGGCAGGACAACAAAATGACGGTGCTTTTCGTGACGCATAACGTGTTTGAGGCGGTATATTTGTCCACCCGGGTTATCGTCATGACGCCGAGGCCGGGCAAAGTATCGGCCGCCATCGATATACCGGTGCCGTTCCCAAGGGATGAAGCGTTCCGGACCGCTCCGGAGTTCGGCGAGTGGGTGCGCAAGGTATCGGGCGCTTTGAAGCATTAG
- a CDS encoding FAD-binding oxidoreductase — MAVGWEKEMRDLLGEEGLLLDSDSRERLSKDYFWYSPVLNRKLKDKSADGIVVPKDEKEVALALSFAYRHQIPVTVRGAGTGNYGQAVPLMGGIVLDLSRLDQIVEIGDGYARVGCGVRLGTLEKRAREVGQELRIYPSTFVKATVGGFVSGGSGGIGSITWGNLWDGNVLEAVIYTMELIPRRLVVRGKELYDYIHNYGTTGVMTEVTVPLAPRKEWTQAIAQFDRFDQAAQFGEALAKDETVGKRLISPVEWPIPSYFIPFVKVLEPGAAAVLMEIEDGTLERVAAIAGRFGGRIGHVIEAAQYRKSIGLSDFTWNHTTLWALKTDPTITYLQAGFSPEKYLDQIAQIKNEFGDEVLLHFEWMRGGGRLTPSSLPIIRYRSEERLYEIVRFFESIGVRVFDPHTWVLDHGGRGDIAGMQRKKAENDPLGLLNPGKIIT, encoded by the coding sequence TTGGCTGTAGGCTGGGAAAAAGAAATGAGGGATCTGCTCGGGGAAGAGGGGCTCTTGCTCGATTCGGATTCGCGGGAGCGGTTGTCCAAAGATTATTTCTGGTATTCGCCGGTGCTGAACCGGAAGCTGAAGGATAAATCTGCGGACGGCATCGTTGTCCCGAAGGACGAGAAGGAGGTGGCGCTCGCGCTGTCGTTCGCGTACCGGCATCAAATCCCGGTGACGGTTCGGGGGGCGGGTACGGGCAATTACGGGCAGGCCGTTCCGTTGATGGGAGGCATTGTGCTCGATTTGAGCCGGCTCGATCAGATCGTCGAGATCGGCGACGGCTACGCCCGCGTCGGCTGCGGCGTGCGCCTCGGCACGCTGGAGAAGCGGGCGCGGGAGGTGGGGCAGGAGCTGCGCATCTATCCGAGCACCTTCGTTAAGGCGACGGTGGGCGGATTCGTCAGCGGCGGCTCAGGCGGCATCGGCTCGATCACGTGGGGCAACCTGTGGGACGGCAATGTGCTCGAAGCGGTTATCTACACGATGGAGCTGATACCCCGGCGTCTCGTCGTGCGCGGCAAGGAGCTGTACGATTACATCCACAACTACGGCACGACCGGCGTGATGACGGAAGTGACCGTGCCGCTTGCGCCAAGGAAAGAATGGACTCAGGCGATCGCCCAATTCGACCGGTTCGACCAGGCGGCCCAGTTCGGCGAGGCGCTGGCCAAAGACGAGACGGTCGGCAAACGGCTGATCAGTCCGGTGGAATGGCCGATTCCGTCATATTTCATCCCGTTTGTCAAAGTGCTCGAGCCCGGCGCCGCGGCCGTCCTGATGGAAATCGAGGACGGTACGCTGGAGCGGGTGGCGGCCATTGCCGGACGCTTCGGCGGCCGGATCGGCCATGTCATTGAAGCGGCGCAGTACCGCAAATCGATCGGTTTGTCCGATTTTACATGGAACCATACGACCTTGTGGGCGCTGAAAACCGATCCGACGATTACTTACCTGCAGGCCGGGTTTTCGCCGGAGAAGTACCTCGATCAAATCGCGCAAATCAAAAACGAATTCGGCGACGAGGTGCTGCTGCATTTCGAATGGATGAGGGGAGGGGGCCGGCTGACTCCGTCATCGCTGCCGATTATCCGGTACCGCAGCGAGGAGAGGCTGTACGAAATCGTGCGGTTTTTCGAATCGATCGGGGTCAGGGTGTTCGACCCGCACACCTGGGTGCTCGATCACGGAGGGCGCGGCGATATCGCCGGCATGCAGAGAAAGAAAGCGGAGAACGATCCGCTCGGCCTGCTCAATCCCGGCAAAATCATAACCTGA
- a CDS encoding creatininase family protein yields MKVGSRYDGKAWNDKFLPGLSKVKVAQIPKDEALVVLPVGATEQHGPHMPVFTDTLIAEAFLTRAFEELPDHAQVWLLPPLAFGKSTEHGSHPGTITLSATTLMQVLLDIARSLARSGFQKLLLLNTHGGNTDLLNMMAREIRIDTGMAVFRLDPGSLGLGEGLISSAEKQVGIHAGDVETSIVLAVKREWVDMSLAPCELPRFPESRYLQFRGKAFAWVMDDLSESGISGDATQATAEKGEAMLALGGKLLAEALLEISRFEMSSLKAAEADPAGLTTSGVI; encoded by the coding sequence ATGAAGGTGGGTTCGAGATATGATGGGAAAGCTTGGAACGACAAGTTTTTGCCTGGTTTAAGCAAGGTGAAAGTCGCGCAAATTCCGAAGGACGAGGCGCTTGTCGTGCTGCCGGTAGGCGCGACGGAGCAGCATGGGCCGCATATGCCGGTGTTCACGGACACGTTGATCGCGGAAGCTTTCCTGACACGTGCATTCGAAGAGCTGCCCGATCATGCGCAGGTGTGGCTGCTGCCTCCGCTCGCGTTCGGCAAAAGCACCGAGCACGGCTCGCATCCCGGCACGATCACGCTGTCGGCGACGACGCTCATGCAGGTGCTGCTCGATATTGCGCGAAGCCTCGCACGCAGCGGGTTTCAAAAGCTGCTGCTGCTGAACACCCATGGCGGCAATACGGATTTGCTCAACATGATGGCCAGGGAGATCCGGATCGATACCGGAATGGCGGTGTTCCGGCTTGACCCCGGCTCGCTCGGACTCGGGGAGGGGCTGATTTCCTCCGCGGAAAAACAAGTCGGCATCCATGCCGGCGACGTGGAAACATCGATCGTGCTCGCCGTCAAACGGGAGTGGGTCGATATGAGCCTCGCCCCATGCGAGCTGCCCCGCTTCCCCGAATCGCGCTATTTGCAGTTTCGCGGCAAAGCGTTCGCCTGGGTCATGGACGATTTGTCCGAATCCGGCATCTCCGGGGACGCGACGCAGGCGACCGCGGAAAAAGGAGAGGCGATGCTGGCGCTCGGCGGAAAGCTGCTTGCCGAAGCGCTGCTGGAAATCTCCCGCTTTGAAATGTCCTCGCTAAAAGCCGCAGAAGCTGATCCGGCCGGTCTGACAACATCGGGGGTGATTTAA
- a CDS encoding ABC transporter substrate-binding protein — MKKWGTILSVAALCGTVLAGCGSPAPKADQAGTGTGAAAGTAPANTAPEKQLVVAGNGATVEQLMKDEIFKKFNAKYPDVKLTYVSGVSTEIVAKVKAQKASPQIDVTVIEGGEQEGGRVEGLWETLSDKDIPNMKKVAPELKVKDNSGVAVNFTPMGISYNAEIVKAKGLPVPQSWNDLAKPEMKGNLSIAEISSNFGRSALIMLAYANGGSEKNMDPGFEKLKTIAGYMPTFAKSSAQLQQDMQNKTAAYTTWTMARSLVQKDAGLNLEFVIPKEGSNLVPNVATIVKGAKNPNAKLFIDFLLSDEIQTLYGSKLYYNPAVDVKLPDDLAKKLSFDRGKVVNFDLEVVGQKTPEWLDRFNKEVAPKVGK, encoded by the coding sequence ATGAAAAAATGGGGTACAATTCTTTCCGTCGCCGCCTTGTGCGGTACCGTGCTGGCAGGCTGCGGCTCGCCTGCGCCGAAAGCGGATCAAGCCGGAACGGGAACAGGGGCGGCTGCAGGCACGGCTCCGGCTAATACGGCACCCGAGAAGCAGCTTGTTGTCGCGGGCAACGGGGCAACGGTCGAGCAGCTGATGAAAGATGAAATTTTCAAAAAGTTCAATGCGAAATATCCCGATGTGAAGCTGACTTACGTTTCCGGCGTATCCACGGAAATCGTCGCCAAGGTGAAGGCGCAGAAGGCCTCGCCGCAAATCGACGTCACGGTGATCGAAGGCGGGGAGCAGGAAGGCGGCCGCGTCGAAGGACTGTGGGAAACGCTCTCGGACAAAGATATTCCGAATATGAAAAAAGTCGCCCCCGAGCTGAAGGTCAAAGATAACAGCGGGGTGGCGGTCAATTTTACGCCGATGGGCATTTCGTACAACGCAGAGATTGTGAAAGCGAAGGGGCTGCCGGTCCCCCAATCGTGGAACGATCTGGCGAAACCGGAAATGAAGGGCAACCTGAGCATCGCCGAAATTTCCAGCAACTTCGGACGCTCCGCGCTGATCATGCTCGCTTATGCGAACGGCGGCTCCGAGAAAAATATGGACCCCGGCTTCGAGAAGCTGAAGACGATCGCAGGTTACATGCCGACGTTCGCCAAATCTTCCGCGCAGCTGCAGCAGGATATGCAAAACAAGACGGCGGCCTACACGACCTGGACGATGGCGAGAAGCCTCGTACAGAAGGACGCGGGCCTGAACCTGGAATTCGTCATTCCGAAGGAAGGCTCCAACCTCGTTCCGAACGTAGCGACCATCGTCAAAGGCGCGAAAAACCCGAATGCGAAGCTGTTCATCGACTTTTTGTTATCGGATGAAATCCAAACGCTGTACGGCAGCAAGCTGTATTATAACCCTGCCGTCGATGTCAAGCTTCCGGACGATTTGGCCAAAAAGCTGAGCTTCGACCGCGGCAAAGTCGTTAATTTCGATCTCGAGGTCGTCGGACAAAAAACGCCGGAGTGGCTTGACCGTTTCAATAAGGAAGTAGCTCCCAAAGTCGGAAAATAA
- a CDS encoding ABC transporter permease yields MTKRNWPLGIVTFIVLLFVVSPLLVVIPTSFTSVKYLSFPPVGFSGMWYVKIFDRPEFTESFLFSLELAALTAVFATIIGTLAGLALHKYKFRGSGFLNGLMLSPLTVPALIIGIAALLFFTRIGIAGTFIGLLLAHVLISIPYVVRLVLTGLSSFDYTLERAAYIMGAKPFHVFRDITLPLLKPAIMSGMIFAFLTSFDNVTVSLFLISPSTTTLPLAIFSHMQESLDPLVASISSVVILLSLIFIIILERVYGLDRLFGSNSQSH; encoded by the coding sequence ATGACGAAAAGAAACTGGCCGCTCGGCATCGTTACGTTCATCGTCTTGCTGTTTGTCGTCTCTCCGCTGCTGGTCGTCATCCCGACTTCGTTCACGTCGGTCAAATATTTGTCGTTTCCGCCCGTCGGGTTCTCCGGCATGTGGTACGTCAAAATTTTCGACCGGCCCGAGTTTACGGAATCGTTTCTGTTCAGTCTCGAGCTCGCGGCATTGACCGCCGTTTTCGCTACGATCATCGGCACGCTGGCGGGACTGGCGCTGCATAAATACAAGTTTCGCGGCAGCGGATTTTTGAACGGTTTGATGCTTTCGCCTCTGACGGTACCTGCGCTGATCATCGGGATCGCGGCGCTGCTGTTTTTTACGCGGATCGGAATTGCCGGAACGTTTATCGGCCTGCTGCTTGCGCACGTGCTGATTTCCATTCCTTACGTCGTCCGCCTCGTTCTGACGGGACTCAGCTCTTTCGATTACACGCTCGAACGTGCGGCTTATATTATGGGAGCGAAGCCGTTTCACGTATTCCGGGACATTACGCTGCCGCTGCTTAAACCGGCGATTATGTCGGGAATGATCTTTGCGTTTCTGACCTCGTTCGATAACGTGACAGTTTCGCTGTTCCTGATATCCCCGTCGACGACGACGCTGCCGCTGGCGATTTTCAGCCACATGCAGGAATCTCTCGATCCGCTGGTCGCTTCGATTTCGTCGGTAGTTATTTTGCTGAGCCTTATCTTTATCATCATCTTGGAGCGCGTGTACGGTTTGGACCGATTGTTCGGCTCCAATTCGCAATCCCACTAA
- a CDS encoding ABC transporter ATP-binding protein: MSKHIDVELKNIQKKFGSNVVVDDFSIQIEKGECISFLGPSGCGKTTTLNMIAGFLEPDQGELFIKGKRMNGVPSNKRELGMVFQTYSLFPHMTIFENVAYGLKLRKVPKTEIASRVSKVLELVKLPHVADRYPKQLSGGQRQRIAIARALVTEPSLLLLDEPLSNLDAKLREELRDEMKRLQQEIGVTTIFVTHDQEEALYMSSRIVVLDHGKVEQIGTPWDIYNRPASEFVHTFIGKSNKMPGVVEQAVGNKLSLRTDEGLTLIAESKSSQVKAGDNVSIYVRPEKIAIYSDNRGTLDTNRVMGTVKLTSFLGAYTECEVRVGRYAMTVRIQSGHQEAAFAQGQTVYLEWKPEDVFVFPGKGHGQ; the protein is encoded by the coding sequence GTGAGCAAACACATTGACGTCGAACTGAAAAACATCCAGAAGAAATTTGGCTCCAATGTGGTTGTCGACGATTTCAGCATCCAGATCGAGAAAGGCGAATGCATCTCCTTTCTCGGTCCGTCCGGATGCGGAAAAACGACGACGCTGAATATGATAGCCGGCTTCCTCGAGCCGGATCAGGGAGAGCTGTTTATCAAAGGGAAGCGGATGAACGGCGTCCCTTCCAATAAACGCGAGCTCGGCATGGTGTTCCAGACGTATTCGCTGTTCCCGCACATGACCATTTTCGAAAATGTCGCGTACGGACTGAAGCTGCGGAAGGTGCCCAAGACGGAAATCGCCTCACGGGTAAGCAAAGTGCTTGAGCTGGTCAAGCTTCCGCATGTCGCGGACCGGTACCCGAAGCAGCTGTCCGGCGGCCAACGGCAGCGGATCGCGATCGCGCGGGCGCTCGTCACCGAGCCGTCGCTGCTGCTGCTCGACGAGCCGCTCAGCAACCTTGACGCCAAGCTGCGCGAGGAGCTGCGCGACGAGATGAAGCGGCTGCAGCAGGAGATCGGGGTCACGACGATTTTTGTCACTCACGATCAGGAGGAAGCGCTTTATATGTCGAGCCGCATCGTCGTGCTCGATCACGGGAAGGTTGAGCAGATCGGCACGCCATGGGATATATACAACCGCCCGGCTTCCGAATTTGTCCATACGTTTATAGGCAAGTCCAACAAGATGCCGGGTGTCGTGGAGCAGGCGGTCGGGAACAAGCTTTCGCTGAGAACCGATGAAGGTCTGACTTTGATCGCGGAATCCAAGAGCTCACAGGTCAAAGCCGGCGACAATGTATCGATCTATGTCAGGCCGGAAAAAATCGCGATTTACTCCGATAACCGAGGAACCCTCGATACGAATCGGGTCATGGGAACCGTAAAGCTGACCTCATTCCTCGGCGCTTATACGGAGTGCGAAGTCCGGGTCGGACGGTACGCGATGACCGTGCGCATACAAAGCGGCCATCAGGAAGCCGCCTTTGCCCAGGGACAAACGGTGTATTTGGAGTGGAAGCCTGAAGACGTTTTCGTCTTCCCCGGAAAGGGGCACGGACAATGA
- a CDS encoding CBO0543 family protein, producing the protein MERLILAGMWLLGFVGFILFIPRQNRREGLLALMIFQTIIWNCDIPAFTYNLLSAPVREFPKASDLAITINYFFYPVLFSIFYFHRRVKGKWWSRLTYFLIWITAITSLDVTLEKYTDLLEYGLLTWYRMWIYIGFLFYASQVCCNWFFKNNALFQAEREKIR; encoded by the coding sequence ATGGAGCGATTGATCCTGGCCGGTATGTGGCTGCTCGGCTTTGTTGGTTTTATTTTATTTATTCCGCGCCAAAATCGGCGAGAGGGATTACTCGCGTTAATGATATTTCAAACCATCATATGGAACTGTGATATACCGGCCTTTACATACAATTTGTTAAGCGCCCCCGTCCGGGAGTTCCCTAAAGCGTCAGATCTCGCGATAACGATCAATTATTTTTTTTATCCGGTCTTGTTTTCCATATTTTATTTTCACAGGAGAGTGAAGGGAAAATGGTGGTCCAGATTAACGTATTTTTTAATTTGGATCACTGCGATCACGTCGTTGGATGTTACCCTCGAGAAATATACGGATTTACTGGAATATGGGCTCTTAACATGGTATAGGATGTGGATTTACATCGGGTTTCTTTTCTACGCCAGCCAAGTCTGCTGTAACTGGTTTTTCAAGAACAACGCCTTATTTCAAGCGGAGCGTGAGAAAATCCGATGA
- a CDS encoding ABC transporter permease — MKQERSRMKLTAFYLLVPALVVLLGVFLLPMLYILLLSFQDKHEQFSFENYLLLVQDPYYLQILWRTVKLSLYTVVACFIFGYPVAMFMAQTTSKMRGFITFLIIAPHLVSVVIRNFGWVIILGEKGLINNALLKLSIVERPLKLMYNELGVVIGLTDSLIVYMILAIATSLYQIDGSLFKAAGILGAGKLRTFFTVVLPLTLPGMLAGSTLVFSLSMSSFVTPALMGGTSVKVLPVIAYEKIMTQLNWQMGAALSFLLLASTVVLVSLFTRLVETKRYKEVFSS; from the coding sequence ATGAAGCAGGAACGCAGCCGCATGAAGCTCACCGCCTTTTACCTGCTCGTTCCCGCGCTTGTCGTGCTGCTCGGCGTGTTTTTGCTGCCGATGCTGTACATTTTGCTGCTCAGCTTTCAAGACAAACACGAACAGTTTTCATTCGAAAATTATTTGCTGCTGGTCCAGGATCCTTATTATTTGCAAATTTTATGGCGTACGGTGAAGCTCAGCTTGTATACGGTCGTCGCCTGCTTTATTTTCGGCTATCCGGTTGCGATGTTCATGGCTCAGACGACAAGCAAGATGCGCGGCTTTATTACGTTTCTGATCATCGCGCCGCACCTGGTGAGCGTGGTCATCCGCAACTTCGGCTGGGTTATCATTCTCGGCGAAAAAGGGCTCATCAACAACGCGCTGCTGAAGCTGAGCATCGTAGAGCGGCCGCTCAAGCTGATGTACAACGAGCTGGGCGTCGTGATCGGCCTGACCGATTCGCTGATCGTTTACATGATTTTGGCGATCGCCACGAGCCTATACCAGATCGACGGCTCTTTGTTTAAAGCGGCGGGGATTTTGGGCGCAGGCAAGCTGCGCACGTTTTTCACCGTCGTGCTGCCGCTGACGCTGCCGGGCATGCTGGCCGGCTCGACGCTCGTCTTCAGCCTGTCCATGAGCTCGTTTGTCACACCGGCCTTGATGGGCGGCACATCGGTGAAGGTGCTTCCGGTCATCGCTTACGAGAAAATCATGACCCAATTGAATTGGCAAATGGGCGCCGCGCTTTCCTTCCTGCTGCTGGCGTCGACGGTCGTTCTGGTCAGCCTGTTTACCCGGCTCGTGGAAACGAAGCGTTATAAGGAGGTGTTCTCCTCATGA
- a CDS encoding M20 family metallopeptidase — protein MSLTLTEHIESGLPELLRLLEISVNMDSPSKSKEAGDAMADWYAALFPRLTGGRVTRIPHPAAGDRLLCEVGEGARQILLVGHYDTVWPPGEAGRRPFRIENGNAYGPGVYDMKAGLLQAMFALKALRDTGRFPADKKVLLLINSDEEIGSPTSRGLIEEAARQSAAAFVLEPPMEPSGALKTSRKGSGRFKLTVKGISAHAGVNPQNGVSAIQELACQIQRLHAMTDYERGTTVNVGVIRGGIGSNVVADHAEADIDVRVATMEEAMRIEAAIAGLTPLLPGAEISVSGGMTRPPMERSEAIASLYELARGIAAAELALTLEETATGGVSDGNFTAAVGTPTLDGLGARGDHAHSPLEYVRIAEIPARTVLLARLIESC, from the coding sequence ATGTCATTAACACTAACCGAACATATCGAATCCGGCCTTCCCGAGCTGCTTAGGCTCCTTGAAATAAGCGTCAATATGGATTCGCCTTCCAAAAGCAAGGAAGCGGGCGACGCGATGGCGGACTGGTACGCGGCGCTCTTCCCCCGCCTTACCGGCGGGCGCGTCACCCGCATCCCTCATCCTGCCGCCGGGGACCGGCTGCTGTGCGAAGTCGGCGAAGGCGCGAGGCAAATTTTGCTCGTCGGCCATTACGATACCGTATGGCCGCCCGGGGAAGCCGGCCGCCGCCCGTTCCGCATCGAGAACGGCAACGCCTACGGCCCCGGCGTCTACGATATGAAGGCCGGTCTGCTGCAGGCGATGTTTGCGCTGAAGGCGCTGCGGGATACCGGCCGGTTTCCCGCAGACAAAAAAGTCCTGCTGCTGATCAACAGCGACGAAGAAATCGGCAGCCCGACATCGCGCGGCCTGATTGAAGAAGCGGCGCGGCAGTCCGCCGCCGCTTTCGTGCTGGAGCCGCCGATGGAGCCGAGCGGCGCGCTGAAGACGTCCCGCAAAGGCAGCGGCCGCTTCAAGCTGACCGTCAAGGGCATATCCGCGCATGCCGGAGTGAACCCGCAGAACGGCGTATCGGCGATTCAGGAGCTCGCCTGCCAAATTCAGCGGCTGCACGCCATGACCGATTACGAGCGGGGAACGACCGTAAATGTCGGCGTGATCCGCGGAGGGATCGGCAGCAACGTGGTGGCCGACCACGCGGAAGCGGACATCGACGTACGCGTCGCCACCATGGAGGAAGCGATGCGGATCGAAGCCGCCATTGCCGGGCTGACGCCGCTTCTGCCCGGCGCCGAAATCAGCGTGAGCGGCGGCATGACGCGGCCTCCGATGGAGCGCAGCGAAGCGATCGCTTCGCTGTATGAGCTGGCCCGCGGCATCGCGGCAGCCGAGCTGGCGCTGACGCTGGAGGAGACCGCCACGGGCGGCGTCAGCGACGGCAATTTCACGGCGGCCGTCGGCACCCCGACGCTGGACGGTCTCGGCGCGCGCGGCGACCATGCGCATTCGCCGCTGGAATATGTGCGCATCGCGGAAATTCCGGCGCGCACCGTGCTGCTGGCGCGGCTGATCGAAAGCTGCTGA
- a CDS encoding CBO0543 family protein has product MRMEWWILLSVYVVATGILFFIPKNKIRLAVVAFLFTQVITFLTGLAVVETGLLEYPVRLFASVNRTSFTYEHYAYPVICAAFNVWYPNKRGALIQLGYYVGFSSVLSGVEVIIEKYTDLIKYVYWEWYITWITICVSLFLARLFCVWFFSKPALDNKPNAPDRS; this is encoded by the coding sequence ATGAGAATGGAATGGTGGATCTTATTATCCGTGTACGTGGTGGCTACAGGAATCCTTTTTTTCATTCCGAAAAATAAAATTCGACTGGCGGTCGTCGCTTTTTTGTTCACTCAGGTGATTACTTTTCTTACGGGACTAGCGGTTGTAGAGACGGGGCTGCTTGAATATCCTGTTCGGTTATTTGCTTCCGTTAACCGGACGAGCTTCACGTATGAGCATTATGCGTATCCGGTCATTTGCGCCGCCTTTAATGTTTGGTATCCCAATAAACGCGGCGCTCTGATTCAGCTTGGTTATTATGTCGGATTCAGCTCCGTTTTGTCCGGCGTTGAAGTTATTATCGAAAAATACACCGATCTAATCAAGTATGTATACTGGGAATGGTATATTACTTGGATTACAATATGTGTTTCTTTATTTTTAGCGCGTTTATTTTGCGTTTGGTTTTTCTCCAAACCGGCGCTTGACAATAAACCGAATGCTCCCGATCGTTCATAA
- a CDS encoding IclR family transcriptional regulator translates to MDNHLSSVKNSCKLLKLFLDSGKELGVSELSRQLQLSKGAVHKLLMTLESEGFIKQNPANKQYALGYTLLELGNKVLMNHNLVEFAKPFLLKLADLTQECICLCVRDQFDAIYVDKIESKYPIRFNVDVYRRFPMYATSAARSILAFRDESFIDRVLSEDIRTFTPYSLTQPVEIRERLALIRENGYEVSSNMRNVGVTGIAAPIYDADGSVNAAVSIIGPTDRVQPHLDSFIRHVVETTGQISNQQGFRGK, encoded by the coding sequence ATGGACAATCATTTATCCTCTGTCAAAAACAGCTGCAAGTTGTTGAAATTGTTTCTCGATTCCGGTAAGGAGCTAGGGGTCAGCGAGCTGAGCCGCCAGCTGCAGCTCTCCAAGGGAGCTGTGCACAAACTGCTGATGACGCTGGAGAGCGAAGGGTTTATTAAGCAAAACCCCGCCAATAAGCAGTATGCCCTCGGCTACACGTTGCTAGAGCTCGGCAACAAAGTTTTGATGAATCATAATCTCGTGGAATTCGCCAAGCCTTTTCTGCTCAAGCTGGCGGATTTGACGCAGGAGTGCATCTGTCTGTGCGTCAGAGACCAGTTCGATGCGATTTACGTCGACAAAATCGAATCCAAGTACCCGATCCGCTTCAACGTCGACGTGTACCGGCGCTTCCCGATGTACGCCACCTCCGCCGCAAGGTCCATCCTGGCTTTCCGCGACGAAAGCTTCATCGACCGCGTGCTGTCGGAGGACATTCGCACCTTTACCCCGTATTCTCTCACCCAACCGGTTGAGATCAGGGAGAGATTGGCTCTTATCCGCGAGAACGGCTATGAAGTCAGCTCCAACATGCGCAATGTCGGCGTGACCGGGATTGCCGCCCCCATCTATGATGCGGACGGTTCGGTCAACGCCGCGGTCAGCATCATCGGCCCCACGGACCGCGTGCAGCCTCATCTGGATTCATTTATCCGGCACGTGGTCGAAACGACCGGACAAATTTCGAATCAGCAAGGCTTCAGAGGAAAATAA